The genomic segment agtggcaagaaaaaaaatgtttcatttgcaGTTTTGCACGTATGAGGCACGGCAAATTTATGAAAGGAGGTGATCTGGTTGGATTGAGACCAACATGGAGCTGTTTGGCCGACATGCATGACGTGATGTTTAGAGAAAATCCAACATTGCTAATCACACCGAACACACCGTTCGTTCCCTGTGTGAAATGCAGTGGTGGCGGCATCAGTTTACATACAGCCTGAGTTACGATGGaacggtttagatcaaaacatattaatataatattaatatgtcagaatggcccagtcaaagcccataCCTAACTCTAACTGAGAATATATGGCAAGGCTTGAGCTGTAGGAAAGTAACGATCTGCGGCCGCCCTCACATTTTCAATCTAACCAATAACCAAGAATAGCTGCGGCTGATTTTTGTGTAACGTTGTGTATcgtttttttttcgttttgtttTGTGGTACAGGATTGTGCGACCATGACATCTCGTGTCGGCCCCAGAACAGCCAGCACAAATGGAAATGACTTCAAATACAGAGAGAAGGTGGCCCCACATTACCAGATGAGGCAAGCAAATGGTTTCTATCTCCAATATCgacctttttattttcacatccaAAGAGCCGTCTGAATGTTGGCTGTTCTATGTTTGCAGTGCTTCCCTGAAGTCAGAGGTGCGGAAGCTGAACTGGGTCCACCTTCTGATCTGGTTGCTAGTGGCCGCGCAGGTGACTGTGAGCCACTTAAACCTGGTGTCACAGGACACGGTGTCCATACCGTACCAGTGGGAGTACCCCTACCTGCTCAGCCTCATTCCCCTGCTCTGCAGCAGCCTGTCACTCCCGaagaacaacatcagctacctgGTCATATCCATGATCAGTGCTGGGCTCTTCTCTGTGGCGCCGCTCATTTATGGCGGCATGGAGATGTTCCCCGTGGCCCAGCAGCTCTATCGCCACGGAAAAGCTTACCGCTTCATTTTCGGCGTCTCCGCCGTGACTGTTATGTACCTCATAATGGTGGTGGCTGTTCAAGTGCATGCGTGGCAGATATATTACATGAAAAAGCTTTTAGATTCGTGGTTCGATGCCACtcaggaaaagaagaagaagtgacgGCGCAGAAGCAATCTCTActggaaaatgtgtgtttttattctatttattaaaTTGTCTGAGTTTCATTCAGGTCTATTTATTTGGTCAGAAATATCACACAGCAAAGTATATTTAGGATCCTAGAACAGCAATATTTATCAAAAGCAACAGGTTAAGCATGCGTCTTTTCTCAGCAGTAACCAATGGAATTTTTTGCACCTTCTTCAGTATTAAGCCGGCTTCTGCTTTCCTCTAAAAACAATGAAAGGCAACTCAGGTtacaattatttacatttgaGGGCGTCACACATACACAACAATAAAGACGCAGAATGTGTCACTGTATACATTTTGCTTCTGAACTCTCGCTGCGTTCGTAACAGGTGGTGTGCATTTTCTGATTTGATGACATTACGACTATGTTACCAGTTATGTAAATTATGATGATGTCTCACTATTATTTTCAGCAAAATTAGAACCATTAAAGAAGACATGTGATCAACCCGTCTGCGCTGGTATTCTAAGCATCATCATGTTTGtagacacaaacaaacaaaaagaaaatgtgttgtaTATGTTCCTGATTGCATCTTATGTCTCATGAGCTATAGTTTTGGACGGTGTCCAAAACAAACAGTGCACGTGCATTTGGAAACACTGAGCTAAAATACGAAATAGACTTGCTTTAAGTAAAATTGAGGTGTATTTCTGATCCTGGTAATATTTCTGGAGTTGCTTGGGTGATGTATATAGTCAGCGTTTGTTAAACCAGGGGTTCGCAAGACGATTTTCCCCCCAAAAGGTCTCGCAAGATGATTTGAATGCTGATGTGCTACAAAGATTCTGTATTTCTTTACTGAATGAAACTGgtaccaaagtataactttacaagatgttcTACATTCGTCATCTTAAAGCAGGAGGAAGTCTAAacttttttgtaagagttcttatAATACTATAATACTATgttattctcataattttacACTTTAGACTCCAAATATTATGACTTCATTTTTAtatcctccccccccccccaaaaaaaattataaaaatagtGCATTTACCACAGTGGAGTGGTCAAGCGTGTTACAACCTCTTGGCAAATTCTGGTGGTTAATTGGACTGTGTTGTTTTCTAAATTTTGACAAATGCAACATTGTTTTACTCTGTCACTTAGATTGTAAGCTTTTACGGAACAATTACTGTAATATGCTTTTTGGATGTGGGCTTACACGCCTTTAAACAGAGGGAGAGTACAGCCGGAGTTCCAAAGAGCCATATTCTAATTAATTACTGTCTCTAAATACTAATATAAGTCTCAGATTCATCTTTGTGCAGTTTATTATttactatataaaaaaagcttttgtggTAATAAAGATTATGATTTTAAAGTAATGTGACCCTGGCAATCTCCTGAAATTAAGAAAGGAGTCGTCCCAACGCACTTCGCTCCAGGCGGTCTGCGGCTGCGCAGAGAGAATGCCACGTACTGGTTGACGTTAACAGTCCGGATGACACTTCCTGATGCTGGTCCCTGGGCTTAGCTAGGTCCGCTAACACATCGGAATTGCACGGTTCTGGGAAACCTGTGGAAGACAGCGTGGTTGAGTCTTCTGGTTCAGGTAAAGCAGCGCCTTGGGTTTGAGGTTTAGCTAGAATGACACAGCAGTTTCTGTGTCACCGCTGTCTGTTAGCTGCTAGGCTAGCTGGTTAGCGGCAGCTGGCTAGCGTTTCGTTCGCTAACCATGTAGCTTGGTTCGCCCAGGGACTGATTCAGCGAAATTTCAGTTTCAGATTACCCGTTTGGGCCATTGTGTGTCAAACTCAGACAGATATCGTGTTAATATATTGTTGTGTTAAATGAACGAACTGTCTTACTTAGCTGTATGTGCTTTGTCAAATACAGAAGCACAAAAAAAGTCgcgtctgtttgtgttttggttgGAACAGCGATCAAACGTTTATGACATTTGTAGGCTACTAGATGTAGAGTTTCTAAGGTGATTGTTTAAAGCATGTTGTTCAGCTTGGGTGGATCGTGTTGTAAACACTGACACGCCAAGTGCTGGAAAGGCCTGGCTTGTCAAACTTTACCAGTCACAGCAGCGCATTGATGATAATGTGCGAAACAAAGTTaggtggctgctgctgctgctgttgtttttgtttttttgtgcgtCCGGTAAAACGCCGACCTGCCGCTGTTGCACCACTATATTAAGCGTTAAATCCCGGGGATTTGTGGTCCATGAAATCACGGAGGAAATCAGTTTCTGGGTGTCGCCATTTGATCTGCCTGTGTGCTAAAACGTTAGCCACAACCCAATCCTTAGCATCTAGCCAATTACTCATCTGGCCAGGACTGCCGAAGCAGTGGGATTTCTGCAGATAAATCCACAGTAGGGCTTTGTtcggcttaaaaaaaaaaaaaagagaaaaaactcaGATGCAGAAACGACAGGAATATGATATCCGGCACATCAGGTAGCAGTTGACGCTAACTATGGATGGCCTTCATATTTATCACAATATTTGATGTATTTAAGGTGATGATGGCGATAAAAATCACCCAGAAAAGTGCAATAAAGaatccttcttctttttttagggtaaaaaaaaacagtgcaactATAAGCTGCTAAACATTAAACATGAAATAGAGTCATGTGTTTATGATTATCTTCTTAAAcgtaatcattttttttttatcactttagGGTTCCATCAATTAAGAGTTTATCATTACCTCTCCACCCATCCATAATATTGAGTATTAAAAAGCACATTCTTAAGTTCTTATGGGTACTCTAAGcagtaataataaatatacTCTTAATATTTGCTTTGATATTTTTACTTGGATTCCcttctcttctctctttttgtCGTTTTTAAATCTACTCTGAGATCTGGCTCTTCTGTTATGATCTGAAGCTTAAGGTAGGGAATTAGTATACAAATATATGGGTAGGCCTAATCAAAATCCATCCAAATGAAACACACAGCCAGCGATGAAGAGATTTTGTTAATTAGGGGATACAGGGAGAAGGTTGTGTGACGTTTATTAAAATAGGGACCGGAATAAGCCggcaaaatataaataaataaggaaaagtAATCCTAATTATTATAGTAAACCATTGCGGTCGATGTGAAATTAAGGTGAAAGGCTGTTCTTATCAACAAGATTGATAGTTTTGGTCAAAGTCAACATGAACATTTGTAATTGCCGGTGACTATCTCTGCCACTTCACAGGCAGATGTTTGACCCTTGGACCCTTCAGTTTGCTGAATCTCTCTGACACTCATACGGGTAGATAATCGgtccattttaaaaagaaatgctaGGCACAATAGCGTTCACCATTTTTCCTAACATATTTCAGTCTTGCAAGCCTCTTCTTGCAGTCACCCACCTATGACCTGCTAACCTACTTTTGAGGAATTCCCGCTCCGTGTTGTTGACTTCGTGATTGGCGTCGCACAACTGTTTTTGTAAAGTCGTCTTGCACAAACAGGTCGAACACCACGGCCGAGTCTGAaagcatattttatttgttcatttttatttttttacaggaatATGAATGGTTAAATACAGAAGgaatttaatagttttttttatttcatctttatttgacagggacagtgCAATCAAACAtagtgaaaaaacaaagcatgtcACTAAAGTGCTGCATATAAAGTTCATAGCTAATGCTAACTTTCAACTCCTGTCCCTGGTTGggcttttatataaaaatataatttgcatgCTACACTACTTCAgcctaaaagataaaaacacgaTCAAATTGTAAAACATGGATATCATACATATATCAAACATTTATTAGTTACCATTAGCTTAAAAGAATTGCCCGATAATAAGGCTTACATGCTGAACCAGTGTAGCTATGGGTTTCTGTCAGGGACTGTCAACTAAACATGACTATTTATTAACAACACGTAGACCCAGTGTCTtatccagtgtttttttccctcactgCCTGTCTAATAAATATAGTGACTAACAtcttttttttggacatttttaggtttattttataGTAAATGTACTCAGTTGTAGGTTGTTGCCAGGGACCAGGCAGTAAAGAACAAGGACAAAGGTATATAAAAAAGAtattctttgtttaatttttccaaAGACAAAAGTTAACTAAAATCCATAGAAAAGCAAATCTAGAAGTAGGGCCCAACGAAAAAGAGGTCAACCAAAGCAAACTGAACACACAGGGGAATTTATACACAAAGGCTAGCCCACAACAAACGAGGAGGGAAGGGGAAGACACTCAGACAAATAACCACGAATAAACCTAAAATAACTAACTCAAGCCAACTCGTCATTACTGCAACACAatatgaaagacaaaaaaaacataaacatcttAACATTTCAGAGGTCTTTGGTAACTTCTCCAGAGTCAAGCCCCCCTGCTTCCAGCAgcctgatggattcctccacttCTTGGTGCTGCATCGTAAAAAGTCCTCTCCCCCCCCAGCAAGTTCACTcttagcaaaaaaataaagacagttAATTATCTAAACAAACATACAAGTTGTTTTACCAAATGTGTGCACCCATATTAGCAAACAACTATTtaaaccaacataaaaaaattttttaaactgtaattAAATAGACTGGTGTAAGAGAATATAAcgaattaaaaacagtttaatggTAGTTAAGTCTGTCTATGTTCATAAATATTAATCTTAACAGggcaaaagttaaaaaaacttCTGCTGGGGAGATAAtgactttaaaagctttattattattcttatttcaGCTATTTTGAATGTCTGAACGTggatttgaaatgtaaagtaaGGGAAGCTTAACTGGGCCCCTCTTCTTCCTCGGTCAGGCAGTGGGAAGACGGTAGCGATCAGGCGGCACCATGAACGGCCAGCTGGACCTGAGTGGCAAGCTGATCATCAAGGCCCAGCTGGGCGACGACATTAGACGCATTCCTATCCACAATGAAGACATCACGTACGACGAGCTGGTGCTGATGATGCAGCGCGTCTTCAGGGGCAAGTTTCAGAGTAACGACGAGGTCACCATCAAATACAAAGACGAAGGTGAGTCCCTCCTCTGTCCGCCCACGGGGGTTAATTCTGCCCTAAATGCATTTTCCCACAAAGTcattctctcctctttctctttacAGATGACGACCTCATTACCATTTTCGACAGCTCTGACCTCTCCTTTGCAATCCAGTGCAGTAGAATCCTCAAGCTGACATTATTTGGTAAGAGCTTTCTCCTgctgcacgtttttttttttttttttttagaagaacaACAGCACGTTCTCTCTGCCGAAGCTGTTCCAGCGGCCGGTCACCGGAGGGCGATCCTGCTCTTGTTTTCCTCACCGCCGACTGAGGTTGATGCACTGCCCTCTGACTCAGTTTCTGTGGAATTTCGCTGTCTCCTAGCATTGGTTGAACAAACAAATAGTGGCAAGTCCTGGTCAGATTTCTCACAAAAAGCCATTTTGGTTTTTTAAATCCTAATTTCGATGGTGAACCAGCCCTGTTCGTTGCAGGCTTGGCTCATAGGAGAGGCTCTACCCGGACACGTCAGTCACGGCTTGTGGTGTTTGTCTATAGTCATTGGTATCATAGtaataattaaatttatattCGATCATCGTCATGTCTATGAACAGTTTTCTGCTTATGACAAACTTTTCAGTcgtctgaagcagcagatatAAGTTTAGTAAagaagttttaatttaaaaaaaatgtttgttttttttttacaccaattGCTGCCTCTGCTGATACTAGTGTAACTGTTGTTAcaagctagttttttttttctttcctagaACAGTGGGGGAAATTATTACAAATATAACCTGAGCTTTGAAAGTATCAGCTTAACTTTACTGCAGATCAGATGTAAGGACATTTTCCCTGCAGCCGGTtgtaaaacatcaataaaatatCACAGACACAATCACTCCACAAAACCATcaaataacagtaaaaaaaaacaaaaaaaaaacagggaaactATGTATATAAATGACAGTAAAGAACAGTCAGactaaaatgataaataatttatagatttatcTGAATACTGGCCTGAGTAATAAAAGGGAATGACCTAATGCAGAAATTACCGTCAGGAGCCTCTGCCAGAGCGTCATGCCTGAGTTACCCGGTTCAGCCCTGTCCACAAACACGGGGGAAACCCATACGAGGAAGTGATGGGGAATAATGTCTACTCTGTTTAGTCTTTATAGCGCTTCTTCCTCAGTCACTTCTCAGTGGGAGGACGAGGGTTGAGGGTGGGAAGAAACATGGCGTTGCAGTTTCGTTTTTGGACGTTTCCACCCACATTCTTTCATGATGTTTAGCCAACGTACACAGCAGCGGCAAACACCGGAGGAACGCCCAGAAACACTACAGAAAGGACAGATGTCCCTGTTTTTAGACCGCTCTAATCCTGCAAACCAGCGTAACCAACcagcggtttttttttttttttgtcacaaagcACAACATCAGCCGAGTCAATTCGTCATTTAATTGTGTgcataatataataaaa from the Fundulus heteroclitus isolate FHET01 unplaced genomic scaffold, MU-UCD_Fhet_4.1 scaffold_545, whole genome shotgun sequence genome contains:
- the jagn1a gene encoding protein jagunal homolog 1-A — protein: MRIVISRISSHLFVLLHRHIQPPCLSREDCATMTSRVGPRTASTNGNDFKYREKVAPHYQMSASLKSEVRKLNWVHLLIWLLVAAQVTVSHLNLVSQDTVSIPYQWEYPYLLSLIPLLCSSLSLPKNNISYLVISMISAGLFSVAPLIYGGMEMFPVAQQLYRHGKAYRFIFGVSAVTVMYLIMVVAVQVHAWQIYYMKKLLDSWFDATQEKKKK